One region of Zonotrichia leucophrys gambelii isolate GWCS_2022_RI unplaced genomic scaffold, RI_Zleu_2.0 Scaffold_446_41732, whole genome shotgun sequence genomic DNA includes:
- the LOC135441713 gene encoding spliceosome RNA helicase DDX39B-like: MAENDVDNELLDYEDDEVENAAGPDGAEAAPKKDVKGSYVSIHSSGFRDFLLKPELLRAIVDCGFEHPSEVQHECIPQAILGMDVLCQAKSGMGKTAVFVLATLQQLEPVTGQVSVLVMCHTHEGSEDIEEGSQRLGGSRG, from the exons ATGGCGGAGAACGACGTGGACAACGAGCTGCTGGACTACGAGGATGACGAGGTGGAGAACGCGGCCGGGCCCGACGGCGCCGAGGCGGCGCCCAAGAAGGACGTGAAGGGCTCCTACGTGTCCATCCACAGCTCGGGCTTCCGGGACTTCCTGCTCAAACCCGAGCTGCTGCGCGCCATCGTGGACTGCGGCTTCGAGCACCCCTCCGAAG tgcagcacgAGTGCATCCCGCAGGCCATCCTGGGCATGGACGTGCTGTGCCAGGCCAAGTCGGGCATGGGCAAAACGGCCGTGTTTGTGCTGGCCacgctgcagcagctggagcccgTCACGGGGCAG gtgtcGGTGCTGGTGATGTGCCACACCCATGAGGGATCTGAGGATattgaggaggggtctcagagattgggggggtctcgggg
- the LOC135441715 gene encoding LOW QUALITY PROTEIN: sialidase-1-like (The sequence of the model RefSeq protein was modified relative to this genomic sequence to represent the inferred CDS: inserted 1 base in 1 codon; deleted 2 bases in 1 codon), giving the protein MGAGRAPPPPLFFLLLLILGLFAAGAAARWVATPETVRPRVVREQVLWVSGGSQPPGVPLPVPGGSPPLSPPFRGGVHTFRVPLLAAPAGGALLACAEGRKRSAADVGAKIIACRRSADGGATWGPTQVVADDGWGGDGLSLGALLAPGGGQEVLLLFARCAHPQACGPPATLLLRSPDGGRSWXTPQNLSDVVGGEVFAPGPGSGIQKQLPPFPGRLVFCGHGTLERDGVSLLLSDDGGHSWHRGGVLPAIPFGAPRRPHDFTPDECQPFELPDGSIAVSIRNQGWYRCRCRMRARSWDGGESLSPASVTLEPQLPDPAVAAGALALPQHGLVLFSNPAHETERVNLTLRWSFDNGTTWWGRGLRVWEGPSGYSTLAAPPPEEEGPAPLVYLIYEKGRSLSTETVSLATISLSGDL; this is encoded by the exons AtgggcgcggggcgggcgccgccgccgccgctcttcttcctcctcctcctcatcctcggcCTGTTCGCGGCCGGCGCCGCCGCGCGATGGGTGGCGACCCCCGAGACG GTGCGCCCCCGCGTGGTGCGCGAGCAGGTGCTGTGGGTCAGCGGGGGCTCGCAGCCGCCGGGGGTCCCGCTCCCCGTTCCCGGCGGGTCCCCGCCGCTGTCGCCGCCCTTCCGGGGGGGCGTGCACACGTTCCGGGTGCCGCTGCTGGCCGCCCCCGCGGGGGGGGCGCTGCTGGCCTGCGCCGAGGGCCGCAAGCGCTCCGCGGCCGACGTGGGCGCCAAGATCATCGCGTGCCGCCGCTCCGCCGACGGAG GTGCCACCTGGGGCCCCACGCAGGTGGTGGCCGATGACGGCTGGGGGGGGGACGGGCTGAGCCTGGGGGCGCTGCTGGCGCCGGGGggggggcaggaggtgctgctgctctttgcccGCTGCGCCCAC CCCCAGGCCTGCGGACCCCCCGCCACCCTCCTGCTGCGCTCCCCCGACGGGGGGCGCTCCT GGACCCCCCAGAACCTCTCGGACGTGGTGGGGGGCGAGGTGTTCGCCCCCGGGCCCGGCTCCGGCATCCAG AAGCAGCTGCCCCCGTTCCCGGGCCGGCTGGTGTTCTGTGGGCACGGCACCCTGGAGCGGGACGGGGTCTCGCTGCTGCTCAGCGACGAtggggggcacagctggcaccgGGGGGGGGTCCTGCCCGCCATCCCCTTCGGAGCCCCCCGGCGCCCCCACGACTTCACCCCCGACGAGtgccag CCATTCGAGCTGCCCGACGGCTCCATCGCCGTCAGCATCCGCAACCAGGGCTGGTACCGGTGCCGGTGCCGCATGCGGGCGCGCAGCTGGGACGGCGGCGAGTCCCTGTCCCCGGCCAGCGTCACCCTGGAGCCGCAGCTGCCGGACCCGGCCGTGGCCGCGGGGGCGCTGGCGCTGCCCCAGCACGGGCTGGTGCTGTTCAGCAACCCGGCCCATGAAACAGAGC gcGTGAACCTGACTCTGCGCTGGAGCTTCGACAACGGCACCACGTGGTGGGGGCGTGGCCTGCGCGTGTGGGAGGGGCCCAGCGGGTACTCGACGctggcggccccgccccccgagGAAGAAGGCCCCGCCCCCTTGGTCTACCTCATCTACGAGAAGGGGCGGAGCCTCTCCACCGAGACCGTCTCATTGGCCACCATCAGTCTGTCCGGAGACCTCTGA